DNA from Rubrobacter aplysinae:
ATCTCCTGCGCCGCGTCGCCGAAGGCGGGCTCTCCCCCGCCGACGCGGCGGCGCGTCTGGAGAGCAGCGAGGTGCGATACCTGGACGATTTCGCCGCGCTCGACCGGGGCCGGGCGGCGCGCAAGGGAGTCCCCGAGGTCGTGTACGCCCCGGGCAAGACGCCGGAGCAGGTAGCCGCTATCTGCTCGGCCCTGATCCAACCGGGCCCAGAAAACGCGGGAGACGCTGGGGACGCTGGGTACGCCGGAGACCGGCGCGTGATCGTGAGCGGCGCCAAAAAAGATCACCTCCTGGAGCTCGAACGCTCGCTGCCGGATACGCCGGCAGAATGGTCCGGGCGTGCGCTCGTGATCGGTAGCGGCGAGCCGGCGGGGACCGGGGCCCGGGTAGGTGCGCTGTGCGCCGGGACCTCCGACCTGCCGGCGCTCGGGGAGGCGCTCGCCGTTGCGCGGGAGATGGGCGCCGCCGTCGAGAGCTTCCACGACGTGGGCGTCGCGGGTCTGCACCGGCTGGTCGCGCCCCTGGAGCGACTCGAAGAGTTCGACCCGGACTGCCTGATAGTCGCCGCCGGGATGGAGGGGGCGCTGCCGAGCGTGATCTCCGGTCTTGTCGGCGTGCCCGTGGTGGGCCTCCCGACCTCCACCGGCTACGGTCTCGGCGGCGACGGAACCGCCGCCATAATGGGGATGCTCCAGAGCTGCTCTCCGGGACTCTCCGTGGTCAACGTGGACAACGGGGTCGGCGCGGGCGCGACGGCGGCTCTCATGGCCAACCGCGCCGCCGGTCGTACCCGGTAGCCCCCGGTAGCGTGACGTAGCGTGGCGCGGCTCTTCGTCGCCGTCGTGCCGCCGCCGGACATCCAGCGGGAAGCGTTGCGCCAGGCGAGGTCCCTGTCGTGGAGCGGGGCGGTGCGGTGGCTACCGCCGGAGAACGTACACCTGACCCTCAAGTTCCTCGGCGAGGTGCCGGAGACACCGGACTCGAAGCTCCCCGAGCTGCACGAGACGATAACGGCACTGTGTAGCGGACACGGGGCGTTCGACCTGTCGCTCCGCGGCGCCGGTGCGTTTCCCTCCGTGCGGCGGGCGTGCGTCCTGTGGGTCGGCGCCAGTGAGGGCTCGGGGCCTCTCGGAGCCCTCGCGCGGGATCTGGAGGATGGTCTGGAGAAGCTGGGGTTCGGACGTGAGACCCGCCCGTTCCGGCCCCACGCCACGGTGGCCCGGGCGAAAGGCGGCGGGGCCCGATTGGAGGACCCGGCAGCGGCAGATACCGTAGGCCCGCTGGACTTCAGGGCCGGGAGCATCGAGCTGATGCGGAGCCGGCTCTCGCAGGAGGGCGCGGCCTACTCAAACGTGGCCTCTTACCCGCTGAGGTCCTAGGCTCCGGCGGCTATATGACGGAGAACAGGGGCCCGATAGACATCAGGATAAACAGGAGTATCAGGATCATGGCGACCAACATTATGAAATTTTGCCCGCTCATCCACCACGCCTTTCACTCATCTCAGGCATCTTGGGCCTCCTTCTCTCACACCATTCTATCTTTTCGGCGGTTTCCCGTCCGGCGGCGATATGGGGCGGCTGCTATTCTCTCCGGCATGTTTGGCACGTCTTTTGGTACGTTTGCGGGCCGGGAGAGCATAGAGCGCGTACACCTCGTCTTCAACCCCGCGGCGGGTCGGAGGCGATCCGGCAGGCGTCAGGGTGAGATCTCGGCCTTCCTCAGAGACCGGGGCGTGGAGGCGGTCTGGCACGTCACCGGGGGCCGGGGACACGCCACGGAGATAGTCCACGGCCTGCCCGATGACGCTCTGGTGGCCTCGGTCGGGGGCGACGGCACGGCGCACGAGGTTGCCGCCGCCTGCTCGGGCACCTCCCGCACGATGGCCGTCCTGCCGGTCGGCAGCGGCAACGACTACGTCAAGGCGCTCGGCGTCGGCACGGATCTCGGCGGCGCGCTGCGGATGCTGGCCGACGGGGAACCAAAGCTCGTGGACACGGGCGTGGTGAGCACAGAAAACCAGTCCGGCATACCGTTCAACAACGGCCTCGGCATCGGCTTCGACGCCCAGGTCGCGGAGGGTGTGGCCTCGGCCCCGCGCGGCCTGGGGGGCCCGGGCGGTTACCTGTACTCCGTCGGGCGGCTGCTCCGGGGCTTCGAGTGCAAGGACGTCGGCGTGAGGCTGGACGGCGAGGAGCCCTCGGCCTCGGAGACGATCCTGGTCGCCGTCGCGCTCGGCACCACCTACGGGGCGATCTTCCGCTTCACCCCCGACGCCCGGCTGGATGACGGCCGCTTCGACGTGGTGTGGACCACGAAGGTCTCCATCGCCGACGTGCTGCGGCTCCTGCCCCGCGTGCTGCGCGGCACGCACGTAGGACACCCCCGGATACGCACCGCCCGCGCCACAGAGGTCGAGATAGAGCTGTCCGAGCCGCTACCGGCCCACGTGGACGGCGAGCTCTTAAAGCCCGCCAGAAGGTTCGAGATCCGCCTCCTCCCGAATAACCTGCGCATCGTCGCGCCCCGAAGCTCCGAACCCTCCTATTAAAACGCGCCTTTTTGTGATAGAAAACGCATTCAGCACATACCAGAAGCTGGTATCCGCCGTACGGGAGATCCGCGACGGATAGAAAGCCGGAACTCCAGAGAGCTATAGAGGTTGGGAACGTTGAGAGCATTCGTATTTCCAGGACAGGGCAGCGGCGTGACCGAACCGGATGATGGCCGTCTGGCCGCGATCCGGGGCGTTATCGGGGAGTGGGTCCCGGATCAGGTCAAGCTCTTCTCCCGGGCCGCCGGGGATACGGACGAGAGCTTGGCCCTGGGCGTACGCCCTGACGTCGTAGCCGGACACTCGCTCGGGGA
Protein-coding regions in this window:
- the larB gene encoding nickel pincer cofactor biosynthesis protein LarB translates to MRSLDDLLRRVAEGGLSPADAAARLESSEVRYLDDFAALDRGRAARKGVPEVVYAPGKTPEQVAAICSALIQPGPENAGDAGDAGYAGDRRVIVSGAKKDHLLELERSLPDTPAEWSGRALVIGSGEPAGTGARVGALCAGTSDLPALGEALAVAREMGAAVESFHDVGVAGLHRLVAPLERLEEFDPDCLIVAAGMEGALPSVISGLVGVPVVGLPTSTGYGLGGDGTAAIMGMLQSCSPGLSVVNVDNGVGAGATAALMANRAAGRTR
- the thpR gene encoding RNA 2',3'-cyclic phosphodiesterase, with translation MARLFVAVVPPPDIQREALRQARSLSWSGAVRWLPPENVHLTLKFLGEVPETPDSKLPELHETITALCSGHGAFDLSLRGAGAFPSVRRACVLWVGASEGSGPLGALARDLEDGLEKLGFGRETRPFRPHATVARAKGGGARLEDPAAADTVGPLDFRAGSIELMRSRLSQEGAAYSNVASYPLRS
- a CDS encoding diacylglycerol/lipid kinase family protein — translated: MFGTSFGTFAGRESIERVHLVFNPAAGRRRSGRRQGEISAFLRDRGVEAVWHVTGGRGHATEIVHGLPDDALVASVGGDGTAHEVAAACSGTSRTMAVLPVGSGNDYVKALGVGTDLGGALRMLADGEPKLVDTGVVSTENQSGIPFNNGLGIGFDAQVAEGVASAPRGLGGPGGYLYSVGRLLRGFECKDVGVRLDGEEPSASETILVAVALGTTYGAIFRFTPDARLDDGRFDVVWTTKVSIADVLRLLPRVLRGTHVGHPRIRTARATEVEIELSEPLPAHVDGELLKPARRFEIRLLPNNLRIVAPRSSEPSY